From Jiangella mangrovi:
GCTGCCGCACGCATTCTCGACCGTGACTGGCCCCTGGTGGTCCGCACGAACGGAGAGCTCCTGCTGCAGGCGGCCGCCATCATCACGCCCGAGATCGCCGACGAGCATCCGATCTACGTCCTCGGGTCGGAGGCGATCCGGAAATTCACCCCGAGCGACCAGCTCCGCGGCGATCGCCACCTCGACCCATTGCTCAGATCCGTCCACCTCATCGACGACCCCGATCTGCGCATGAGTGCCTTGGCGGCATTGCTGGTGGCATTGCGTCGACGGAATAGATTCGACGAACTGGTCGACCTCGCCGATCGGATCGAGTCCCTCGACGATGCCGGCGCGCACCATCGCGATGGGGTCTATTTCCAATTGGGTGTCGGCCTGTTGTTCGCCGGTGAGCTGCTCCGCGCCGCGGAGTTCCTCGAGATCACCAACTCGATGGCCGGACCTCGCCGGATCCCTGCCGCCGCGCATCTCGCATTGATCTTCGCGTTGCGCGGCGAAGCGCCCGTCGCCTCGCACTGGGTGGAGAGAGCCGCCGGCCTCGACGACGAGACCAACACCTGGATCTACCACCCGCTGGATCGGTCCATGCTGGCGGCGGCACGCGCGTTGCTCGCCCTCGACCGCCTCGACTGGGCCGAGTATCACCAGCGCAACGCGGTCTCCCGGACATTCCTGCCCGACAACTTCGGCGGCGCCTGCCTGCTCCACATCCGGGCCAAGGCCGCACTCCTGCTCGGCACTCAGCGGGTGGCGATTGATGAGATCCACCGGCATCGGAGCGCGCAACTCCGCTTCCGGGGCGCCCCGGCCAGGCTGATGCACATCCTGCTCGACACCGCGGAGGCGGAACTCTGGCTGAGCCTGGGCGACACCGATCACGCCGAACAGCTGATCCGGACCATGGGTTCCTCCCCCATCGAGATCGTCACCAAGGCCAGGTTCAACGAGGTGCTCCGCCGCGAGACGATGGTCCGCACGCTCAGCCGGCCCGACGACTGGCCGGCCGCCACGTCGATGCGAGACAGGATCACCCTGCTCCTGATCCATGCGGGCAGCACCATCCGCTCCGGATCGACGGACGAGGACCGGGCCGGCGTGATCCGTCGAGCCGCCATCGAAATGCTCGAGTCACCGGATCAGTGGCTCTTCACTCTCGCCCTCACCGATCAACGGGTTCGCGACGAGCTGGCGGCCTCGGAC
This genomic window contains:
- a CDS encoding LuxR C-terminal-related transcriptional regulator, producing MIEDELRAAIDRGDAPAAARILDRDWPLVVRTNGELLLQAAAIITPEIADEHPIYVLGSEAIRKFTPSDQLRGDRHLDPLLRSVHLIDDPDLRMSALAALLVALRRRNRFDELVDLADRIESLDDAGAHHRDGVYFQLGVGLLFAGELLRAAEFLEITNSMAGPRRIPAAAHLALIFALRGEAPVASHWVERAAGLDDETNTWIYHPLDRSMLAAARALLALDRLDWAEYHQRNAVSRTFLPDNFGGACLLHIRAKAALLLGTQRVAIDEIHRHRSAQLRFRGAPARLMHILLDTAEAELWLSLGDTDHAEQLIRTMGSSPIEIVTKARFNEVLRRETMVRTLSRPDDWPAATSMRDRITLLLIHAGSTIRSGSTDEDRAGVIRRAAIEMLESPDQWLFTLALTDQRVRDELAASDAPGAGAMFGQLAGLPATPFRFARPPSSISEREREVLELLVVNTTIPAIAAALHLSPDTVRNHRKNIYRKLRVNNREEAVEAARNKGLLPPRTGL